A window from Haloarchaeobius amylolyticus encodes these proteins:
- a CDS encoding DUF7351 domain-containing protein, with protein MSDARLTPDVELNGISPDEAFAVLGNKTRLDIIRVLWHADAAHKYDEVSDVAETLSFTDLRREADIDDNGRFNYHLSRLVPHFVRQTDDGYRLSGAGKQIARTVIAISGTDDLDFSADLEQPCPLCDAPMTVSYEDQWLRVRCTECAGQFGEETPYGSVFLSNYPAAALTDRTADEALTIGFYRCMLDNAYFMKGICRECGGSISASVSVCSDHESHAGDSCARCGTRSPVWATQRCETCGFAKRLPVEVFALGLTPAISFLNEQGIDVLAPSMDEIVDLLDNGVETAVSEDPFRVTITIRGDARALEVSLDDEMDLVGLNRDASE; from the coding sequence ATGAGTGATGCCCGTTTGACACCCGACGTCGAATTGAACGGAATCTCTCCGGACGAGGCGTTCGCTGTCCTCGGCAACAAAACTCGGCTCGACATCATCCGCGTACTCTGGCACGCAGACGCTGCCCACAAGTACGACGAGGTGTCGGACGTGGCTGAGACGCTCTCGTTCACCGATCTGCGCCGAGAGGCCGACATCGACGACAACGGACGTTTTAATTACCACCTCTCCAGACTCGTTCCCCACTTTGTCCGGCAAACCGACGACGGGTACCGGTTGAGCGGGGCCGGCAAGCAGATAGCTAGAACGGTCATCGCGATATCGGGAACCGACGACCTCGATTTCTCCGCCGACCTGGAACAGCCGTGCCCGCTCTGTGACGCACCAATGACAGTTTCCTACGAGGATCAGTGGCTTCGGGTCAGGTGCACCGAATGTGCCGGACAGTTCGGCGAGGAAACTCCCTATGGGTCGGTCTTCCTATCGAACTATCCGGCGGCCGCATTGACCGACCGAACCGCCGACGAAGCGCTCACCATCGGTTTCTACCGATGTATGTTGGACAACGCTTACTTTATGAAGGGTATCTGCCGGGAATGTGGTGGCTCGATCTCCGCTTCCGTCTCGGTCTGTTCCGATCACGAGTCTCATGCGGGGGACTCGTGCGCCCGGTGTGGAACCCGTTCCCCAGTCTGGGCGACACAGCGGTGCGAGACGTGTGGGTTCGCAAAGCGACTCCCGGTCGAGGTGTTCGCGTTGGGGCTAACCCCCGCGATTAGCTTTCTCAACGAGCAAGGGATCGACGTCCTCGCTCCCTCCATGGATGAAATCGTCGACCTCCTCGACAACGGTGTCGAGACTGCCGTCTCAGAGGACCCGTTTCGGGTCACTATCACCATCCGGGGAGATGCGAGAGCCCTGGAGGTCTCGTTAGACGACGAGATGGATCTCGTGGGACTCAACCGGGACGCTTCAGAGTGA
- a CDS encoding S8 family peptidase, which yields MLASIADGEVLLVAATDADSLKRINGVVDVRENLGYRPVGPAEQSTAESTDEQLADYQWDKFESTTGAFEAHGTATGAGRSVAIIDTGIDTFHPDLRNAVERGRLFRADGASSPDDSPTVAGNTTIEARLPPTDEEIVPYVYLGSPATREQAAADDVDSHGSHCAGIATAKHDDMESAPEDFGIAGMAPDAEVVPLRVFYWKEYEGYPYDVDDDGEAESVTVTTLWTTDFDILSAIDYAGETGVDAANMSLGGGVIKGSAHQYGEHVAYQRVIQSAVQRGTVVTTSAGNASTDLQHEGYYTLPNSVPGSISVSATGPNNKRVFYSNYGTSDIDVGAPGGGYETLEKTLAGDTEWPFPTNLVLSTVPPDLNDGRAFDWYAGTSMAAPQVAGLVALIREVNPDLSAKQVQSIIENTARFSDGKGDADIGAGVIYAPAAVEEAARKR from the coding sequence GTGCTCGCGTCGATCGCCGATGGAGAGGTCCTGCTCGTCGCTGCGACAGACGCAGACAGCCTGAAACGTATCAACGGCGTGGTCGACGTCCGCGAGAACCTCGGGTATCGACCGGTCGGCCCAGCAGAGCAATCGACAGCAGAGTCTACCGACGAGCAACTTGCAGACTACCAGTGGGACAAGTTCGAGAGCACGACGGGCGCCTTCGAGGCCCATGGAACGGCAACCGGCGCCGGCCGAAGCGTCGCCATCATCGATACTGGAATCGATACGTTCCATCCCGACCTCCGAAACGCCGTCGAGAGAGGGAGGCTCTTCCGGGCCGACGGGGCGTCGAGCCCGGATGATTCCCCCACGGTTGCTGGTAACACGACCATCGAGGCACGACTCCCACCGACCGACGAGGAGATTGTCCCGTATGTGTATCTCGGCTCACCAGCAACCCGTGAACAGGCGGCTGCTGACGACGTGGACTCACACGGCAGTCACTGTGCCGGTATCGCGACGGCGAAGCACGACGATATGGAGTCAGCCCCCGAGGACTTCGGTATCGCGGGCATGGCCCCCGACGCCGAAGTAGTCCCACTGCGCGTGTTCTACTGGAAGGAGTACGAGGGCTACCCCTACGATGTGGACGACGACGGCGAGGCCGAATCCGTCACGGTCACCACGCTCTGGACCACCGACTTCGACATCCTGAGCGCTATCGACTACGCTGGCGAGACCGGCGTGGACGCCGCCAACATGAGCCTCGGCGGCGGTGTCATCAAGGGCTCGGCCCACCAGTACGGTGAACACGTCGCCTACCAGCGAGTCATCCAGTCGGCTGTCCAGCGCGGGACCGTCGTCACGACCAGTGCCGGCAACGCCAGCACAGACCTGCAACACGAGGGCTACTACACGCTCCCGAACAGCGTCCCGGGCTCTATCAGTGTCTCTGCGACCGGACCGAACAACAAGCGCGTGTTCTACTCGAACTATGGCACCAGCGACATCGATGTCGGGGCGCCCGGTGGCGGGTACGAGACGCTGGAGAAGACACTTGCAGGCGACACCGAGTGGCCGTTCCCGACCAATCTCGTGCTCTCGACGGTCCCACCGGACCTGAACGACGGTAGAGCATTCGACTGGTACGCGGGCACCTCGATGGCTGCCCCACAGGTGGCCGGACTGGTCGCGCTCATCCGTGAGGTCAACCCCGACCTGAGCGCGAAGCAGGTCCAGAGCATCATCGAGAACACTGCCCGGTTCAGCGACGGGAAAGGCGATGCGGACATCGGCGCTGGTGTGATCTACGCGCCTGCTGCTGTCGAAGAGGCAGCCCGGAAGAGGTGA
- a CDS encoding M14 family zinc carboxypeptidase: protein MAELTSRHSDRLRFHSIGESPGFYNAFEGVDDPKDIFVAEVTNNIADEPSFSEKDKVVFVLSIHGDERSGVESGTRFIERLLEGQEPAVESLLDDLVLLFVYANPDGWVAQNQQYEFSTDYWDADTENSFKRQTATDVDPNRLYPTVGWINPSHYPAEPNGLNLVDDEPGVDSDVVSRYTEVAPDALDIVEHLRGYDNLAYGSDLHGMFTSPDFIEGLLVNDQYDHQELHDIYEMNRRLDERLESLLGDRLDASRSKFEDLNETLTGDRGPVPEEAYAYGTILDTIGYTTSGTLISWMSHPPEQGGLGVTMMAHEMGWDNRAEPRIEYRPWLVDLQVDGYKEVIRAVSEHAVRSVDATIETGSESTAYVETDAVQRTSAALDFDHVTDRVTSRQTVTVDRGRNSTTLSVPDGASSISVSVRLNHGFAKATLRNPSGERVRHFNPFAGPGRSTSENGVEWVLEDPPAGEWNLTLTPLKETTSATATVSSTALLSDADGSVSAPNPVEALGYQQRSYSVSPLAYFEDYEAFVTDGVHSGQGGNGNGGGRPPVGAPGTLEGVGIDAVRDGALLRGQQPAVDNLVLTHAHGADQSYLEKLAAYVDAGGTLVVTDRAVELLGDLDAEATADISPQDIHTFQLFSGFLGEKDLDHPLMDGVRPIQAELWKPAPMGYPISFRGATPFTGIDPEAFAAAGGTAAGIAYENPFNFFGERTPWVGAGTLSADNGGTVQLVGALLPPGKQTSLHPFGLREYTVSFLGHTVLTNALGFVQKRYVNGDLVKTFGD, encoded by the coding sequence ATGGCCGAACTGACGTCCCGGCACAGCGACCGGCTCCGATTCCACTCCATCGGAGAGAGTCCAGGGTTCTACAACGCGTTCGAAGGCGTCGACGACCCGAAGGACATCTTCGTCGCGGAGGTGACGAACAACATCGCCGACGAGCCCAGTTTCAGCGAGAAGGACAAGGTCGTATTCGTCCTCTCGATCCACGGAGACGAACGCTCGGGTGTCGAATCCGGGACGCGGTTCATCGAACGTCTTCTCGAAGGACAGGAACCGGCCGTCGAGTCGTTACTCGACGATCTCGTCCTCCTCTTCGTGTATGCGAACCCGGACGGCTGGGTCGCACAGAACCAGCAGTACGAGTTCTCGACGGACTACTGGGATGCCGATACCGAGAACTCGTTCAAGCGACAGACAGCGACGGACGTCGACCCGAACCGGCTCTACCCAACCGTCGGCTGGATTAACCCCTCCCACTACCCTGCCGAGCCCAACGGTCTGAACCTGGTCGACGACGAGCCAGGCGTCGATTCGGACGTCGTCTCGCGATACACGGAGGTCGCACCGGACGCCCTGGACATCGTCGAACACCTGCGAGGGTACGATAACCTAGCGTACGGGTCAGACCTGCACGGGATGTTCACGTCCCCCGACTTCATCGAGGGACTGCTCGTCAACGATCAGTACGACCACCAGGAGCTACACGACATCTACGAGATGAATCGGCGGTTGGACGAGCGGCTGGAATCGCTTCTCGGCGACCGTCTCGACGCGTCTCGCTCCAAGTTCGAGGACCTCAACGAGACCCTCACCGGAGACCGAGGTCCGGTCCCCGAGGAGGCGTACGCCTATGGGACCATTCTGGACACCATCGGCTACACGACGTCGGGGACCCTCATCAGCTGGATGAGTCACCCACCCGAACAGGGCGGACTGGGAGTAACCATGATGGCCCACGAGATGGGGTGGGACAACCGGGCGGAACCACGTATCGAATACAGACCGTGGCTCGTCGACCTCCAGGTCGATGGCTACAAGGAGGTCATCAGAGCTGTCAGTGAGCACGCTGTCCGGTCGGTCGACGCGACCATCGAGACCGGGAGCGAGAGTACGGCGTACGTCGAGACAGACGCGGTCCAGCGGACGTCGGCCGCCCTCGACTTCGACCACGTGACGGACCGGGTCACGTCGAGGCAGACGGTCACAGTCGATCGCGGGCGGAACTCGACGACCCTCTCGGTCCCTGACGGAGCGAGTTCGATCTCGGTCTCCGTTCGCCTCAATCACGGATTCGCGAAGGCGACGTTGCGAAACCCGAGCGGGGAACGAGTGCGACACTTCAACCCCTTCGCGGGTCCTGGCAGAAGTACGTCGGAGAATGGTGTCGAATGGGTCCTCGAGGACCCACCTGCGGGGGAGTGGAACCTGACGCTCACCCCACTGAAGGAGACGACTTCCGCCACGGCGACGGTCAGCTCGACAGCACTGCTCTCGGATGCTGACGGATCGGTGTCGGCGCCGAACCCCGTGGAAGCGCTCGGCTACCAGCAGCGCTCGTACTCTGTCTCGCCACTCGCGTATTTCGAGGACTACGAAGCGTTCGTGACGGATGGGGTTCACAGTGGGCAAGGCGGTAACGGAAATGGTGGGGGGCGCCCTCCAGTCGGTGCCCCGGGAACGCTCGAAGGAGTCGGAATCGACGCGGTGCGTGACGGAGCGTTGCTCCGTGGGCAGCAGCCTGCCGTCGACAACCTCGTCCTGACTCACGCGCACGGTGCCGACCAGTCGTATCTCGAGAAGTTGGCAGCCTACGTCGACGCTGGTGGCACACTCGTAGTCACGGACAGAGCAGTAGAGTTGCTCGGCGACCTCGATGCGGAAGCGACCGCCGACATCAGCCCCCAAGACATCCATACGTTCCAGTTATTCAGCGGGTTCCTCGGGGAGAAAGATCTCGACCACCCACTGATGGACGGTGTCCGTCCCATCCAGGCGGAACTGTGGAAGCCGGCACCGATGGGCTATCCGATATCGTTCCGGGGAGCAACGCCGTTCACGGGTATCGACCCAGAGGCATTCGCTGCGGCCGGTGGTACCGCCGCCGGTATCGCTTACGAGAACCCCTTCAACTTCTTCGGTGAGCGGACCCCGTGGGTCGGTGCAGGGACGCTGTCCGCCGACAACGGGGGGACGGTCCAGCTGGTCGGGGCGTTACTCCCACCCGGGAAGCAGACGAGCCTGCACCCGTTCGGTCTTCGGGAGTACACGGTGTCGTTCCTCGGCCATACCGTTCTGACGAATGCACTCGGATTCGTCCAGAAGCGATACGTGAACGGGGACCTCGTGAAGACGTTCGGCGACTGA
- a CDS encoding twin-arginine translocation signal domain-containing protein, protein MPREQSQDSDSVAAFDSVPISRRDFVRVSAVLGGAVALPALHSVKSPVRSSRTSMSSS, encoded by the coding sequence ACGAGAGCAATCGCAGGATTCAGATTCTGTTGCAGCGTTCGACAGTGTCCCCATCTCGCGGCGGGACTTCGTCCGCGTCTCGGCCGTACTCGGCGGGGCAGTGGCGCTCCCCGCACTGCACTCGGTCAAGAGTCCAGTCCGAAGTTCACGGACCTCTATGAGTTCATCGTGA